The following proteins are encoded in a genomic region of Brachypodium distachyon strain Bd21 chromosome 1, Brachypodium_distachyon_v3.0, whole genome shotgun sequence:
- the LOC100826080 gene encoding NADPH-dependent aldehyde reductase-like protein, chloroplastic — MAGSDATASVTAQFMLDGRVAIVTGGAGGIGSAVSKHLASLGARVAVGYFGDPTPARELVASINAQHANNSDQPRAVAVECDVSDAIQVKALFDAASAAFGGAELHILVTTAAVLDYSYPALADTSERTYDAAFGVNARGTFLCLREAANRLSRRHGRGRIVTFSSSGVGSLRPGYAAYAASKAAVETMTKVLARELRGTGITANAVAPGSTGTPMFYGGKSEEEAARYVAEAPLGRLGMPEDIAPMVGFLVSDAGGWVNAQVIRCNGGTI; from the coding sequence ATGGCCGGCTCCGACGCCACCGCGAGCGTGACCGCGCAGTTCATGCTGGACGGGCGCGTGGCCATCGtgacgggcggcgcgggcggcatcgGCTCGGCCGTCTCCAAGCACCTGGCCTCCCTCGGCGCGCGCGTCGCCGTCGGCTACTTCGGCGACCCAACGCCGGCGCGTGAGCTCGTGGCCAGCATCAACGCCCAGCACGCCAACAACAGCGACCAACCACGGGCCGTCGCGGTGGAGTGCGACGTCTCGGACGCGATCCAAGTGAAGGCGCTCTTCGACGCGGCGTCAGCGGCATTCGGCGGCGCCGAGCTCCACATCCTGGTGACCACGGCGGCCGTGCTGGACTACTCCTACCCGGCCCTCGCCGACACGAGCGAGCGCACCTACGACGCGGCGTTCGGCGTGAACGCGCGGGGCACGTTCCTGTGCCTCCGGGAAGCCGCGAACCGGCTCTCCCGGCGCCACGGGCGCGGCCGGATCGTGACGTTCTCGTCGTCGGGTGTCGGGTCGCTCAGGCCGGGCTACGCGGCGTACGCGGCGAGCAAGGCGGCCGTGGAGACCATGACGAAGGTCCTGGCGCGCGAGCTCCGGGGCACGGGGATCACGGCCAACGCCGTGGCGCCCGGGTCGACCGGCACGCCCATGTTCTACGGCGGGaagtcggaggaggaggccgcgagGTACGTCGCCGAGGCGCCTCTCGGGAGGCTGGGAATGCCTGAGGACATCGCGCCGATGGTTGGGTTTCTGGTTAGTGACGCTGGCGGGTGGGTCAATGCCCAGGTCATCCGCTGCAACGGCGGCACCATCTAG
- the LOC100824236 gene encoding PHD finger protein ING2 isoform X1 yields MAIARTGVYVDDYLECEFAGFDFVFSSFDMFLDYLLLPSSLRVSDSSTLAGDLQRILSTMHELDERADGIMGQTKGQIKHLLGVPSHGVDRPNMVGDDEAALERMKRDIESSQDNALSLCTEKVLLARQAYDLIESHIKRLDEDLGQFAEDLKQEGKIPPDEPHILPPMPVGGRDDKRRHILGTPQATKKFREREWERGMDFDLMPPPGSSKKTATSMDADQMIDPNEPTYCVCHQVSYGDMIACDNENCEGGEWFHYSCVGLTPETRFKGKWFCPTCRNLQ; encoded by the exons ATGGCGATCGCTCGCACCGGCGTGTATGTGGACGACTACTTGGAGTGTGAGTTTGCTGgctttgattttgttttctcctcgttcGACATGTTCTTAGACTATTTGCTCTTACCGTCTTCGCTTCGTGTCTCAGATTCGAGCACCCTGGCCGGCGATCTGCAGAGGATTCTCTCCACCATGCACGAGCTTGACGAGAGGGCTGATG GCATTATGGGCCAGACAAAAGGACAGATCAAGCATCTCCTCGGAGTGCCATCCCACGGGGTTGACAGGCCAAACATGGTGGGCGATGATGAGGCTGCCTTGGAGAGGATGAAGAGGGATATTGAAAGTAGCCAGGACAATGCGTTAAGTCTCTGCACCGAAAAAGTTTTGCTCGCACGCCAAGCTTATGACCTG ATAGAGAGCCATATCAAACGCCTTGATGAAGACCTAGGCCAGTTTGCAGAAGATTTAAAGCAAG AAGGAAAAATACCTCCAGATGAACCACATATCCTTCCTCCAATGCCAGTTGGTGGAAGGGATGACAAACGAAGGCATATTCTTGGTACTCCCCAAGCAACAAAGAAGTTCAGAGAGAGGGAATGGGAAAGGGGTATGGACTTTGACTTGATGCCCCCTCCAGGCAGCAGCAAGAAAACAGCTACATCAATGGATGCCGATCAAATGATTGATCCGAATGAACCAACATATTGTGTATGCCACCAG GTTTCATATGGTGATATGATTGCTTGTGACAACGAGAAT TGTGAAGGAGGAGAATGGTTCCACTATTCGTGTGTTGGTCTGACACCAGAAACGAGATTCAAAGGGAAATGGTTTTGCCCAACTTGCAGGAATCTTCAGTGA
- the LOC100824236 gene encoding PHD finger protein ING2 isoform X2 produces the protein MAIARTGVYVDDYLEYSSTLAGDLQRILSTMHELDERADGIMGQTKGQIKHLLGVPSHGVDRPNMVGDDEAALERMKRDIESSQDNALSLCTEKVLLARQAYDLIESHIKRLDEDLGQFAEDLKQEGKIPPDEPHILPPMPVGGRDDKRRHILGTPQATKKFREREWERGMDFDLMPPPGSSKKTATSMDADQMIDPNEPTYCVCHQVSYGDMIACDNENCEGGEWFHYSCVGLTPETRFKGKWFCPTCRNLQ, from the exons ATGGCGATCGCTCGCACCGGCGTGTATGTGGACGACTACTTGGAGT ATTCGAGCACCCTGGCCGGCGATCTGCAGAGGATTCTCTCCACCATGCACGAGCTTGACGAGAGGGCTGATG GCATTATGGGCCAGACAAAAGGACAGATCAAGCATCTCCTCGGAGTGCCATCCCACGGGGTTGACAGGCCAAACATGGTGGGCGATGATGAGGCTGCCTTGGAGAGGATGAAGAGGGATATTGAAAGTAGCCAGGACAATGCGTTAAGTCTCTGCACCGAAAAAGTTTTGCTCGCACGCCAAGCTTATGACCTG ATAGAGAGCCATATCAAACGCCTTGATGAAGACCTAGGCCAGTTTGCAGAAGATTTAAAGCAAG AAGGAAAAATACCTCCAGATGAACCACATATCCTTCCTCCAATGCCAGTTGGTGGAAGGGATGACAAACGAAGGCATATTCTTGGTACTCCCCAAGCAACAAAGAAGTTCAGAGAGAGGGAATGGGAAAGGGGTATGGACTTTGACTTGATGCCCCCTCCAGGCAGCAGCAAGAAAACAGCTACATCAATGGATGCCGATCAAATGATTGATCCGAATGAACCAACATATTGTGTATGCCACCAG GTTTCATATGGTGATATGATTGCTTGTGACAACGAGAAT TGTGAAGGAGGAGAATGGTTCCACTATTCGTGTGTTGGTCTGACACCAGAAACGAGATTCAAAGGGAAATGGTTTTGCCCAACTTGCAGGAATCTTCAGTGA